AAAACTTCAGCATATGAAAAATGAATAATTAAAAATAAACTTAAAACAAAACGCAATCTTTAACCTTCATGTCCTAAAATTTCAGCACTTAATCCTATGTAAAAATCATTTTTTCTCTCATCAATTAAAAGTGAGTTTTCCATTTGAAATTGTGCCACATCATTTTCATTAAGATTATTTTTTTCCAAAAGCTCTATCATAGCTATATGATCAGCTAATAATTTTTCCATTACATTTTCTAAAGCACCCAGATTTGCATGTTTTATTGTTTCAATAAATTTTTCCTTAGGGCTTTTTGCAAACATTTCATCAAAAATATCCATTTTTAACCTTTTATATAAGTTTGAATTTTTTCTATTAAAGTAATTTTATCATTAGCT
The genomic region above belongs to Campylobacter peloridis LMG 23910 and contains:
- a CDS encoding DUF2018 family protein gives rise to the protein MDIFDEMFAKSPKEKFIETIKHANLGALENVMEKLLADHIAMIELLEKNNLNENDVAQFQMENSLLIDERKNDFYIGLSAEILGHEG